The Penaeus monodon isolate SGIC_2016 unplaced genomic scaffold, NSTDA_Pmon_1 PmonScaffold_367, whole genome shotgun sequence genome window below encodes:
- the LOC119570728 gene encoding uncharacterized protein LOC119570728 produces the protein MNNDNFISLDASVKNQKDIVNLVGEALQYQYLFDKRTSPWERASWSDDDLENFEIQANMIQRLYHIFYYDDEVSGRDFELAVRTVYKGRVVYVKMMAGCDFTGFDCHGGGEIYITCDAQIFLKSILKTTIDLNGIWKSMVADGLKVEEPSSFDLLPMREWNNVPMLKFLCHMKVYDERHKLRELAARVLPKMLSQSVEEFIKTRETKDHHESW, from the coding sequence ATGAACAACGACAACTTCATAAGCCTGGATGCCTCGGTCAAGAATCAAAAGGACATCGTCAACTTAGTGGGGGAAGCTCTGCAATACCAGTATCTCTTCGACAAGCGGACGTCGCCGTGGGAGAGAGCCTCTTGGAGCGACGACGACCTTGAGAACTTCGAAATACAGGCCAATATGATACAGCGCCTCTACCACATCTTCTACTACGACGACGAGGTTTCAGGCAGGGATTTTGAGCTGGCGGTGAGGACAGTGTACAAGGGGAGGGTCGTCTATGTCAAGATGATGGCCGGCTGCGACTTCACGGGCTTCGATTGCCATGGAGGAGGGGAGATCTACATCACCTGCGATGCCCAGATCTTCCTCAAGTCGATTCTGAAGACGACCATCGACCTCAACGGCATCTGGAAATCGATGGTTGCCGACGGCCTCAAGGTGGAGGAGCCTTCATCCTTCGACCTCCTGCCGATGAGGGAGTGGAACAACGTACCCATGCTCAAGTTTCTGTGCCACATGAAGGTGTATGACGAAAGGCACAAGCTGCGGGAGTTGGCGGCCCGCGTTCTACCGAAGATGCTCTCCCAGAGCGTGGAGGAGTTCATTAAGACTAGGGAGACGAAGGACCACCACGAGTCCTGGTAA